The DNA sequence TTGGTATAAAGATAGTTGGCTGTTCGTGTACGACCAGAGTGATACTGTTCTTTGTTTTAGTTGCTCTTGAACTCTTTCTCGATCGCTGTAAAGAGTCAATTACAGTAATTGCAGTCAATCAAAGTATAATGTAGGTACGAATGGCAGAGACACatgtgacgaaaaaaaaatttgtgccgTTACCTGTTGAATAGGAAGGTACCAAATCTACATGAGTAAAGATGGTCGAGTATGGTAATTAAAAAGTgctcattgaattgaaatgcATTAGGAAATTGCTGAGATATTTGCCAGACGCAGTCTATGAACTGTAGAAATACCGGCGACCTGTCGGCATCACTGTGATGCTCATCTCCATGGCCGATTctctagaaaaaagaaaagaaaaaataacaggGAAATATGacgaatgaatatttaaaggatgttcaaatatttgttccagtaatttatgtaataaaaatacctACTTGTTGAAACTTGTGTCCAAAGCTAAGCCATTCTTTTTCTACAAGGACTTCAAAGCCTCGAATTGTTCGATAGTACGGATCCAGCATCAACATTGCTAATGCTGTAAGCTGTGATATGAAATAAAGTGAATTACAGTGGCCGAAATTTAGAATGTGcaggtgtattttttttttttaatctgcaTACTTGTAATAAGCACATTACCTGTGCAGTTCTATCCCAACCATCAGAACAGTGGACCAATACTGATGTTTTGTGATTTTCTACTTTATCAACTATTCGCAAAGCTCCAGCTAATATACATTTAATATGTTTCAGCCAATACGTAGATTCTATACCAGAGAGCCATCTGGTTTCGTCAATTACTGGAAAacacaattctgaaaaataacaaatattgCTAGATTATTACAGGAATTACTAGGAATAATTGCAGGTTACGAGGAGTAATGAATTGAcattcgaataattatttagaGATATGTTTGGAAATGTTTTATCACCAAAATGTTTTATATAACATAAAAAATCAATGCATATGAACAGTACCCTTTAATTTTCGCAAACTTTCCCTCATTACGTGAATGTTGTGTATGTCTAGAAAGACAAGCTCTGCATTTTGGTATGCATCTTCGCTTTCGTAACCGCCTCCCTTTGCCTTGTTGGCAGTTGCATTGGCACTAGGCCTGGCATCCATGATAAAAAGTTTATGACTTTGAGCATTGGCGTCCATTATGAGTTGAACATATCTTTCATCCTCACGGCTTCTTTTTCCACCAACGCCAACTAGCGGTTGTGCACATCGTGTTATAGTAGCTTGACTTTCCGGATGAATCCAAGAAAGAACAGGTAATCTGCCACGGCTACGGAATGCTGCAGCAGCTTGCAAATCTTCGTCTGTTGCCGCAGCTGGTACTGCCCATACGGCTGGATAGCTATCGCACAACGAATAGGTgtcatttatttttgatattttccaCATATCGTTGTTAACTCCCTGAAACATTGTATATTACAGACAAGAATATCAGAATATTTGCTTTCTcctaaaatttaacaaatgagaaaaatatgacaACATTACCATTCTCTTCAGTTCAGCAATCGGTTCGTAAACATTCCAGccattttctgaaaatgtcTCGGAATACTGGAAAGCGAAAAGTGGCAGCTTGTGCGAAAGCGGAAACGAGTACTGTTGTAATTTCTCAAATACATTTCGTCTTGAGTGATTTTCCTGCTTGTGTGCAAACTTCAGATTTCTCATATCTTTACAGAACACTTCAATCCCATAGGAATTTTCTCCTCTACTAGATGCACCtccaactttttcaattcgaCTGACAACGCCTAACGGTACTTCGACCACATAAGGTGTTTCTCGGTCTATACTCTTAAAATATAACTTATAATTGGTTACACTAAGTATGCCTCTCGCAGGACCTGAATATGGGCAGAGGTAGGTAACTTCGCGAGCTTGTCCATGCA is a window from the Diprion similis isolate iyDipSimi1 chromosome 6, iyDipSimi1.1, whole genome shotgun sequence genome containing:
- the LOC124407370 gene encoding myotubularin-related protein 2 isoform X2, with protein sequence MEKRGSAELLNVEKNNSKNASSDSLNSDSKSSSLNSKIGQESECWDKASHSKSFSTSSTSTDNNIVSALEAKKETQEQRSENLSGSDTGPPLFSGEHVHGQAREVTYLCPYSGPARGILSVTNYKLYFKSIDRETPYVVEVPLGVVSRIEKVGGASSRGENSYGIEVFCKDMRNLKFAHKQENHSRRNVFEKLQQYSFPLSHKLPLFAFQYSETFSENGWNVYEPIAELKRMGVNNDMWKISKINDTYSLCDSYPAVWAVPAAATDEDLQAAAAFRSRGRLPVLSWIHPESQATITRCAQPLVGVGGKRSREDERYVQLIMDANAQSHKLFIMDARPSANATANKAKGGGYESEDAYQNAELVFLDIHNIHVMRESLRKLKELCFPVIDETRWLSGIESTYWLKHIKCILAGALRIVDKVENHKTSVLVHCSDGWDRTAQLTALAMLMLDPYYRTIRGFEVLVEKEWLSFGHKFQQRIGHGDEHHSDADRSPVFLQFIDCVWQISQQFPNAFQFNEHFLITILDHLYSCRFGTFLFNSDRERVQEQLKQRTVSLWSYTNSQLSLYQNPLYWAGPLHQLVLMPIASMRHIKLWKRLYCRWNPSMRQQDPVYQRTRELLVLKEQLEKKAEECRREQATRANRSLTSPAPPRIHSPVHS
- the LOC124407370 gene encoding myotubularin-related protein 2 isoform X1 codes for the protein MAIHTCDIDLKNTLDAPNTSSIILEIVDAILATSMEKRGSAELLNVEKNNSKNASSDSLNSDSKSSSLNSKIGQESECWDKASHSKSFSTSSTSTDNNIVSALEAKKETQEQRSENLSGSDTGPPLFSGEHVHGQAREVTYLCPYSGPARGILSVTNYKLYFKSIDRETPYVVEVPLGVVSRIEKVGGASSRGENSYGIEVFCKDMRNLKFAHKQENHSRRNVFEKLQQYSFPLSHKLPLFAFQYSETFSENGWNVYEPIAELKRMGVNNDMWKISKINDTYSLCDSYPAVWAVPAAATDEDLQAAAAFRSRGRLPVLSWIHPESQATITRCAQPLVGVGGKRSREDERYVQLIMDANAQSHKLFIMDARPSANATANKAKGGGYESEDAYQNAELVFLDIHNIHVMRESLRKLKELCFPVIDETRWLSGIESTYWLKHIKCILAGALRIVDKVENHKTSVLVHCSDGWDRTAQLTALAMLMLDPYYRTIRGFEVLVEKEWLSFGHKFQQRIGHGDEHHSDADRSPVFLQFIDCVWQISQQFPNAFQFNEHFLITILDHLYSCRFGTFLFNSDRERVQEQLKQRTVSLWSYTNSQLSLYQNPLYWAGPLHQLVLMPIASMRHIKLWKRLYCRWNPSMRQQDPVYQRTRELLVLKEQLEKKAEECRREQATRANRSLTSPAPPRIHSPVHS
- the LOC124407370 gene encoding myotubularin-related protein 2 isoform X3; this translates as MAIHTCDIDLKNTLDAPNTSSIILEIVDAILATSMEKRGSAELLNVEKNNSKNASSDSLNSDSKSSSLNSKIGQESNLSGSDTGPPLFSGEHVHGQAREVTYLCPYSGPARGILSVTNYKLYFKSIDRETPYVVEVPLGVVSRIEKVGGASSRGENSYGIEVFCKDMRNLKFAHKQENHSRRNVFEKLQQYSFPLSHKLPLFAFQYSETFSENGWNVYEPIAELKRMGVNNDMWKISKINDTYSLCDSYPAVWAVPAAATDEDLQAAAAFRSRGRLPVLSWIHPESQATITRCAQPLVGVGGKRSREDERYVQLIMDANAQSHKLFIMDARPSANATANKAKGGGYESEDAYQNAELVFLDIHNIHVMRESLRKLKELCFPVIDETRWLSGIESTYWLKHIKCILAGALRIVDKVENHKTSVLVHCSDGWDRTAQLTALAMLMLDPYYRTIRGFEVLVEKEWLSFGHKFQQRIGHGDEHHSDADRSPVFLQFIDCVWQISQQFPNAFQFNEHFLITILDHLYSCRFGTFLFNSDRERVQEQLKQRTVSLWSYTNSQLSLYQNPLYWAGPLHQLVLMPIASMRHIKLWKRLYCRWNPSMRQQDPVYQRTRELLVLKEQLEKKAEECRREQATRANRSLTSPAPPRIHSPVHS